A single region of the Brassica rapa cultivar Chiifu-401-42 chromosome A03, CAAS_Brap_v3.01, whole genome shotgun sequence genome encodes:
- the LOC103861352 gene encoding protein DETOXIFICATION 49: protein MAVPLILKNQTDHRQDPHPNTTTHLSSTLQEAKSIAKLSLPMILTGLLLYSRSMISMLFLGRLNDLSALSGGSLALGFANITGYSLLSGLSVGMEPICVQAFGAKRFKLLGLALQRTTLLLLLCSLPVSILWLNIKKILLFFGQEEEISNQAEIFILFSLPDLLLQSLLHPIRIYLRSQSITLPLTYSAFFAVILHIPINYLLVSSLGLGLKGVALGAIWTNVNLLGFLIIYIAFSGLYEKTWGGFSIDCFKGWRSLMKLAIPSCVSVCLEWWWYEIMILLCGLLLNPQATVASMGILIQTTALIYIFPSSLSVSVSTRVGNELGANQPEKARTAARTGLWLSLGLGLIAMFFALIVRNCWARLFTGEEEILKLTSMVLPIIGLCELGNCPQTTMCGVLRGSARPKLGANINLCCFYFVGMPVAIWLSFFSGFDFKGLWLGMFAAQGSCLVSMLVVLGKTDWEAEVHRAKELMTRTSDGDGEDDNGSGSNTMPFLLDSLDIEESGNYRHLNLF, encoded by the coding sequence ATGGCTGTTCCTTTGATCCTCAAGAACCAAACAGATCACCGACAAGATCCTCACCCGAACACCACGACCCATCTCTCCTCTACGCTTCAAGAAGCCAAATCAATCGCCAAACTATCCCTCCCGATGATCTTAACCGGTTTACTCCTCTACTCTCGCTCGATGATCTCAATGCTCTTCCTCGGCCGTCTCAACGATCTCTCTGCTCTCTCCGGCGGCTCGCTCGCCCTCGGCTTCGCCAACATCACCGGCTACTCTCTCCTCTCCGGTCTCTCCGTCGGCATGGAACCCATCTGCGTTCAAGCCTTTGGCGccaaaagattcaaacttttagGCCTCGCTTTGCAAAGAACCACGCTTTTGCTCCTCCTCTGTTCTCTCCCCGTCTCTATCCTCTGGCTCAACATCAAGAAGATTCTATTGTTCTTCGGACAAGAGGAAGAGATCTCCAACCAAGCTGAGATCTTCATCCTCTTCTCTCTCCCTGATCTGCTTCTTCAATCTTTATTACATCCTATCCGTATTTACCTCCGGTCTCAATCCATCACTCTTCCTCTCACATATTCTGCTTTCTTCGCCGTGATCCTCCACATTCCGATCAACTACCTTCTTGTTTCTTCCCTTGGTCTCGGCCTCAAAGGTGTAGCCTTGGGAGCGATCTGGACTAATGTGAATCTCCTAGGGTTTCTGATCATTTATATCGCGTTTTCGGGTTTATATGAGAAGACATGGGGAGGATTCTCTATTGATTGTTTTAAAGGATGGAGATCGCTAATGAAACTAGCGATCCCTAGTTGTGTATCAGTTTGTTTAGAATGGTGGTGGTACGAAATAATGATTCTTCTTTGTGGACTGTTACTTAACCCGCAAGCAACCGTCGCGTCTATGGGAATCTTGATCCAGACCACTGCTTTGATCTACATTTTTCCTTCCTCTCTTAGTGTCAGTGTCTCTACACGCGTAGGGAACGAGCTAGGAGCGAATCAGCCTGAAAAAGCAAGGACAGCTGCGAGAACTGGACTCTGGTTAAGCCTAGGGTTAGGTTTAATCGCCATGTTTTTCGCCTTGATTGTGAGGAACTGCTGGGCTAGATTGTTCACGGGTGAGGAGGAGATTCTGAAGCTGACTTCCATGGTTTTACCGATCATCGGTCTTTGCGAGCTAGGGAACTGTCCTCAGACCACAATGTGTGGAGTTTTGAGAGGAAGTGCTAGACCTAAACTAGGAGCAAACATAAACCTGTGTTGTTTCTACTTTGTGGGAATGCCTGTGGCTATATGGTTAAGTTTCTTTAGTGGGTTTGACTTCAAGGGACTGTGGTTAGGTATGTTTGCAGCTCAGGGCTCGTGCCTGGTTTCGATGTTGGTTGTGTTGGGTAAGACTGATTGGGAAGCTGAGGTTCATAGGGCGAAAGAACTCATGACTAGAACAAGTGATGGAGATGGTGAAGATGATAATGGTAGTGGAAGTAATACAATGCCGTTTTTGTTGGATTCTTTGGATATAGAAGAAAGTGGGAACTATAGGCATTTGAATCTGTTTTGA
- the LOC103861350 gene encoding uncharacterized protein LOC103861350 yields the protein MSSDKHSARFLNKLKMERVRTMLTHTYPYPHEHSRHAMIAVIMGCLFFISSDNMHTLVEKLDNNFKWWSMYACLLGFFYFFSSPFLGKTIQPSYSTFSRWHVAWILVAALYHLPSFQSMGLDLRMNLSLFLTIYTSSVVFLFVFHIVFIGFWHLGLVSRVARRRPAILTILQNCAVLSIACCIFYSHCGNRAILRQTPLERRRSSNSTWLTKLVQIDELKDQVCSSWFAPVGSASDYPLLSKWVIYGELACNGSCPVTSDEISPIYSLWATFIGLYIANYVVERSTGWALAHPVSVNNYEKLKKQQMKPNFLDMVPWYSGTSADLFKTVFDLLVSVTVFLGRFDMRMMQAAMTKTCDGDERKELLYDHFTDMDDFWFDFMADTGDGGNSSYSVAKLLAQPFINVPLDDDLVSLQRGNVLLIGGDLAYPNPSAFTYEKRLFCPFEYALQPPHWYKNDSISVEKPELPEGVSDLKHYDGPQCFLIPGNHDWFDGLNTFMRYICHKSWLGGWLMPQKKSYFALQLPKGWWVFGLDLALHGDIDVYQFNFFSELVKEKVGKDDGVIIITHEPNWLLDWYWKDDTGKNMRHLICAFLKGRCKLRMAGDLHHYMRHSCTHQSDGPAAHVEHLLVNGCGGAFLHPTHVFSDFSKFYGASYDSKSAYPSFKDSSRIALGNILKFRKKNWQFDFIGGIIYFVLVFSLFPQCKLGHILRDDSFSGHLGSFLGTVWSAFVYITEQSYVSFTGVVMLLVAAIMFVPSKISRKRRMLIGVLHVAAHLTAALILMLLLELGIETCIQHKLLATSGYHTLYQWYKSVENEHFPDPTGLRVRIEQWTFGFYPACIKYLMSAFDIPEVMAVTRTNICREGMESLSRSGAAIYYASVFLYFWVFSTPVVSLVFGSYLYICINWLHIHFDEAFSSLRIANYKSFTRFHIKSDGDLEVFTLGVDKVPKEWKLDKDWDSEPRSTVKMSHLRRFPSKWCATTSQQDPINTVKIVDHFVISRSDKEVGGS from the exons ATGAGCTCTGATAAACACTCTGCTCGTTTCCTAAATAAACTTAAAATGGAGAGGGTCAGGACAATGCTAACGCACACTTACCCTTATCCTCATGAACATTCACGACATGCTATGATTGCTGTCATCATGGGTTGCCTGTTCTTTATTTCTTCGGATAACATGCACACCCTCGTTGAAAAACTTGACAATAATTTCAAATGGTGGTCAATGTATGCTTGCTTGCTTggttttttctatttcttctcATCTCCGTTCTTAGGAAAGACTATTCAACCAAGCTACTCAACCTTTAGTCGTTG GCATGTTGCTTGGATTTTAGTAGCAGCATTGTACCATCTCCCAAGTTTTCAGTCAATGGGTTTGGATTTGAGAATGAACTTGTCCTTGTTTCTAACTATTTACACATCATCCGTAGTCTTCCTTTTTGTCTTCCACATCGTTTTTATTGGGTTTTGGCATCTCGGTCTTGTTTCTCGTGTCGCTAGAAGACGCCCGGCGATCTTAACCATTCTTCAAAACTGCGCT GTTCTAAGCATAGCGTGCTGTATATTCTACAGCCATTGTGGTAATCGTGCTATCCTGAGGCAAACACCACTTGAAAGAAGGCGTTCTAGCAACAGTACTTGGCTTACTAAACTCGTTCAGATTGATGAGCTTAAAGACCAAGTCTGCTCATCATGGTTTGCTCCTGTTGGATCTGCTAGTGATTATCCGCTATTGTCCAAATGGGTCATTTATGGGGAG TTAGCATGCAATGGGTCTTGTCCTGTAACATCGGACGAAATTTCTCCTATATACTCGTTGTGGGCAACATTTATTGGTCTTTATATTGCCAATTATGTAGTGGAGAGATCAACAGG GTGGGCACTGGCACACCCTGTGTCTGTCAACAATTATGAGAAGCTGAAGAAGCAGCAAATGAAACCTAATTTCTTAGATATGGTACCTTGGTATTCAGG aACTTCAGCTGATTTGTTTAAAACGGTGTTTGACCTCCTCGTATCCGTGACTGTGTTTCTTGGCCGCTTTGACATGCGGATGATGCAG gCTGCAATGACCAAAACTTGTGATGGAGACGAGAGAAAGGAACTATTATATGATCATTTCACTGATATGGATGATTTCTGGTTTGACTTCATGGCGGATACTGGTGATGGTGGGAACTCATCATACTCTGTCGCAAAACTTCTAGCTCAGCCTTTCATCAATGTCCCGCTTGATGATGATCTTGTATCTCTACAAAGGGGTAACGTGTTGCTTATTGGGGGAGATCTTGC ATACCCAAATCCATCAGCGTTTACATATGAAAAACGTCTGTTTTGTCCTTTTGAGTATGCGCTGCAACCTCCCCATTGGTATAAAAACGACTCAATATCTGTTGAGAAGCCTGAGTTACCTGAAGGTGTTTCTGATCTGAAGCATTATGATGGTCCTCAATGCTTTCTTATCCCTGGAAACCATG acTGGTTCGATGGACTCAATACTTTCATGAGGTATATATGCCATAAAAGTTGGCTTGGTGGCTGGTTAATGCCCCAAAAGAAAAGCTATTTTGCACTGCAGCTACCTAAAGGATGGTGGGTGTTCGGTTTGGATCTCGCGCTTCATGGTGATATTGATGTCTACCAGTTCAATTTCTTTTCTGAATTAGTGAAAGAGAAG GTTGGGAAGGATGATGGAGTGATCATTATCACACATGAGCCGAACTGGCTTCTTGATTGGTATTGGAAAGACGATACTGGAAAGAACATGAGACACCTGATATGCGCCTTTTTGAAAGGCAGGTGTAAACTTAGAATGGCAGGAGATTTGCATCATTATATGCGTCATTCTTGTACTCATCAATCAGATGGACCAGCTGCCCATGTCGAACATCTCCTTGTTAATGGTTGTGGTGGGGCTTTCTTGCATCCCACCCATGTGTTTAGCGACTTTTCAAAGTTTTATGGTGCTTCCTATGACAGTAAATCTGCTTACCCTTCTTTTAAAGATTCAAGCAgg ATTGCTTTGGGAAATATTTTGAAGTTCAGGAAAAAGAACTGGCAATTTGATTTCATTGGTGGCATCATATACTTTGTCTTGGTCTTTTCCTTGTTCCCTCAG TGTAAGCTAGGCCACATCTTACGAGATGATTCATTTTCTGGCCACCTGGGGAGTTTCTTGGGCACAGTTTGGAGCGCCTTTGTATACATAACAGAGCAGTCATATGTGTCTTTCACCGGTGTTGTCATGTTGCTAGTAGCTGCAATTATGTTTGTTCCCTCAAAAATATCTCGGAAGAGACGGATGCTAATTGGAGTTCTTCACGTTGCTGCACACCTTACCGCTGCTTTGATTCTTATGTTGCTATTGGAACTCGGCATAGAAACCTGTATTCAGCATAAGCTCCTTGCAACCTCCG GGTATCATACATTGTATCAATGGTACAAATCAGTAGAAAATGAACACTTTCCGGACCCCACTGGCCTTCGAGTCCGTATCGAACAGTGGACCTTCGGATTCTATCCAGCTTGCATCAAATATCTTATGTCAGCATTTGATATACCTGAG GTGATGGCGGTTACACGGACAAACATTTGCCGGGAAGGAATGGAGTCGCTTTCTCGAAGTGGAGCAGCTATATATTATGCTTCTGTGTTTCTATACTTTTGGGTCTTCTCAACTCCTGTCGTGTCTTTGGTCTTTGGAAGTTACTTGTACATCTGCATCAACTGGCTTCACATACACTTTGATGAAGCTTTCTCTTCTCTCCGCATAGCTAATTACAAATCATTCACCCGTTTCCATATCAAATCTGATGGAGACCTTGAAGTCTTCACTCTCGGAGTAGACAAG GTGCCAAAGGAATGGAAGCTAGACAAAGACTGGGATTCAGAGCCAAGATCGACGGTAAAGATGAGTCATCTCAGAAGGTTTCCAAGCAAATGGTGTGCAACAACATCGCAACAAGATCCTATCAACACTGTAAAAATTGTTGATCATTTTGTTATTAGTAGATCAGATAAAGAAGTTGGAGGATCTTAG
- the LOC103861353 gene encoding mitogen-activated protein kinase kinase kinase 21 isoform X2, with protein MAGENNADSSLYQVLVEWCQRMETSQARLREDVDDLLNQEERRIGIEAAPEADDDVEEAEEAWDSPSATWERAVSGFYFADSAYRTLMDSMGHAIHVTSAGSGEITFWSRSAENLYHWYAEEVVGYRTIDVLVTEEYRNCLTSIRSRVCRGETWTGQFPFQKKTGELFMALVTKSPIYEDGELVGVVTVSSDATLFNRMHPLSSEHHQQAFGTRPESNLRKHQWHLPRPQIAEVPQNLPAVPQITSAVSNLASKLLPQRNGDDSFNANQSSRSRDENVPVVPSTTFEKYGSMADKFLGKLQRKITGKEDTESILGSGINKMAGGSGSVSKPSNAVSCTTFRDNGNGKLKKAETRFSDVYGSGARGLSEERHIVPPTRDRFQLIGNLSQKKPPKGPECGLVSGRGTRMSDLNGEIEDAWTARPSADPFPGLEVSLGRQQSPSSQINNGFVTDSSCEIRWEDLQLGEEVGRGSFAAVHRGVWNGSDVAIKVYFEGDHNAMTWTECKKEINIMKKLRHPNVLLFMGAVCSEEKSAIVMEYLPRGSLFKILHSSNQPLDKKRRLRMALDVARGMNYLHRRNPPIVHRDLKSSNLLVDRNWNVKVGDFGLSKWKNATFLSTRSGKGTPQWMAPEVLRSEPSNEKCDVFSFGVILWELMTTLIPWDRLNSIQVVGFMDRRLDLPEGLNPRIASIIQDCWQTDPAKRPSFEEIISRMMGLFRKAGSSAQEEED; from the exons ATGGCCGGCGAGAACAACGCGGATTCGAGTCTCTACCAGGTGCTGGTGGAGTGGTGCCAGAGGATGGAGACGAGCCAAGCGAGGCTGAGGGAGGATGTTGACGATCTGTTGAACCAGGAGGAGAGGCGAATCGGCATCGAAGCGGCGCCTGAGGCTGATGATGACGTGGAGGAGGCGGAGGAGGCTTGGGATAGTCCGTCGGCGACGTGGGAGAGAGCGGTGTCGGGGTTTTACTTCGCCGATAGCGCGTACCGGACTCTGATGGATTCGATGGGTCACGCGATTCATGTGACGTCCGCTGGCTCCGGAGAGATCACATTCTG GAGTCGTTCAGCTGAGAATCTATACCACTGGTATGCGGAGGAAGTTGTTGGATACAGAACGATTGATGTGCTTGTAACCGAGGAGTATCGTAACTGCCTTACTAGTATACGGAGCAGGGTGTGCCGTGGGGAGACTTGGACTGGTCAGTTTCCGTTTCAGAAGAAAACTGGAGAGCTATTCATGGCGCTGGTGACTAAAAGCCCTATTTATGAAGACGGGGAGCTTGTTGGTGTTGTTACTGTGTCAAGCGACGCGACGCTTTTCAATAGGATGCATCCGTTGAGTAGTGAGCATCATCAGCAAGCGTTTGGTACTAGACCTGAGTCTAACTTGAGGAAGCACCAGTGGCACCTCCCGAGGCCTCAGATAGCTGAAGTGCCACAGAATCTTCCAGCTGTCCCGCAGATTACATCAGCTGTTTCGAATCTG GCGTCGAAGCTTCTACCGCAGAGAAATGGAGATGATTCGTTTAATGCAAATCAGAGTTCTAGGAGTAGAGATGAAAATGTTCCGGTTGTTCCCTCCACAACTTTTGAAAAGTATGGTTCAATG GCGGATAAGTTTTTGGGGAAGCTGCAAAGGAAGATTACTGGCAAAGAAGATACCGAGTCTATCTTAGGAAGTGGAATAAACAAGATGGCCGGTGGCAGTGGATCTGTTTCTAAGCCTTCTAATGCAGTTAGCTGCACGACTTTCAGAGACAATGGCAATGGAAAGCTGAAAAAGGCTGAAACTAGATTCTCGGATGTTTATGGGAGTGGAGCTCGAGGTTTGAGCGAAGAGAGACATATAGTACCGCCTACTAGAGACCGATTCCAGTTAATTGGGAATCTGAGTCAAAAGAAACCACCCAAAGGACCAGAGTGTGGTTTGGTTTCTGGCAGGGGAACTAGAATGTCGGACTTAAACGGTGAGATAGAAGATGCTTGGACGGCTCGGCCTAGTGCTGATCCCTTTCCAGGCCTTGAAGTCAGCCTCGGTAGGCAACAAAGTCCATCGAGCCAAATTAATAATGGATTTGTTACCGATTCCTCGTGTGAGATACGGTGGGAAGATCTTCAACTTGGGGAAGAAGTTGGTCGAG GTTCATTTGCTGCTGTTCATCGAGGAGTTTGGAATGGATCG GATGTTGCTATTAAGGTTTACTTTGAGGGTGATCACAACGCGATGACTTGGACGGAGTGCAAAAAGGAG ATCAACATTATGAAGAAACTAAGACATCCGAATGTTCTGTTATTTATGGGAGCAGTATGTTCGGAGGAAAAATCAGCCATAGTCATGGAGTATCTGCCAAG AGGGAGTCTCTTCAAAATACTTCATAGCTCGAATCAGCCATTGGACAAGAAACGTCGTTTAAGGATGGCGCTTGATGTT GCTAGGGGAATGAATTACTTGCACCGCAGGAATCCACCAATAGTACATAGAGACTTAAAATCTTCCAATCTTCTAGTCGACAGAAACTGGAATGTCAAG GTTGGAGACTTTGGGCTGTCAAAGTGGAAGAATGCAACATTCTTAAGCACTAGATCCGGGAAAGGAACA CCGCAGTGGATGGCCCCTGAAGTTCTCAGAAGTGAACCTTCGAATGAGAA GTGTGATGTGTTTAGCTTTGGGGTCATCTTATGGGAGCTGATGACTACTTTAATACCATGGGACCGTCTAAACTCTATCCAG GTTGTGGGATTCATGGACCGACGGTTGGACTTGCCTGAAGGATTAAATCCTCGGATCGCTTCCATAATACAGGATTGTTGGCAAAC TGATCCAGCAAAGCGACCGTCGTTTGAGGAAATAATTAGTAGGATGATGGGCCTGTTCCGCAAAGCGGGGTCGAGTgcacaagaagaagaggattGA
- the LOC103861351 gene encoding UDP-galactose/UDP-glucose transporter 2 yields the protein MKNEEQSRSLFGISLSDRPTWQQFLICTSGFFFGYLVNGVCEEYVYNRLQFSFGWYFTFIQGFVYLFLIYLQGFTTKHIVNPMRTYVKLSAVLMGSHGLTKGSLAYLNYPAQIMFKSTKVLPVMIMGAFIPGLRRKYPVHEYISAFLLVLGLILFTLADAQMSPNFSMIGILMITGALIMDAFLGNLQEAIFTMNPETTQMEMLFCSTVVGLPFLFVPMVLTGELFRAWTACWQHPYVYGVLVFEAMATFIGQVSVLSLIALFGAATTALITTARKGVTLLLSYLIFTKPLTEQHGSGLLLIAMGIVLKMVPMDSKPPSKIPARPAARNAGGEGGREEEEERKSLV from the exons ATGAAGAACGAGGAACAGTCAAGATCTCTGTTTGGAATCTCCCTGTCTGATCGACCAACATGGCAACAGTTTCTCATCTGCACTTCTGGTTTCTTCTTTGGTTACCTCGTCAACGGAGTTTGCGAG GAATATGTTTATAATCGCCTGCAATTTAG CTTTGGTTGGTACTTCACGTTTATACAAGGATTTGTCTACTTGTTCCTCATCTACCTTCAAGGCTTCACCACAAAGCATATTGTGAATCCTATGAGAACTTATGTCAAACTCTCTGCTGTTCTCATGGGCTCACATGGCTTAACCAAAGGCTCTTTGGCTTATCTCAATTATCCTGCTCAGATCATGTTCAAATCCACCAAG GTGTTGCCTGTGATGATAATGGGAGCGTTCATACCCGGTCTGAGGAGAAAATACCCGGTCCATGAATACATTTCAGCCTTCTTGCTGGTTCTTGGTTTGATACTATTCACATTAGCAGACGCGCAAATGTCTCCCAACTTCAGTATGATAGGGATTTTGATGATTACTGGTGCACTGATCATGGATGCTTTCTTGGGTAATCTTCAAGAAGCCATTTTCACAATGAATCCCGAGACAACTCAG ATGGAGATGCTTTTCTGCTCGACGGTTGTTGGATTACCGTTCTTGTTTGTTCCCATGGTCTTAACCGGAGAGCTTTTCCGTGCTTGGACTGCGTGCTGGCAA CATCCGTATGTGTACGGAGTGCTTGTATTCGAAGCAATGGCCACATTCATCGGTCAAGTCTCGGTTCTATCCCTCATTGCTCTCTTTGGAGCCGCTACAACCGCCTTG ATAACAACGGCGAGGAAAGGAGTTACGTTGTTGCTGTCGTATTTGATATTCACCAAGCCGTTGACTGAGCAGCACGGGTCAGGATTGCTGTTGATAGCAATGGGAATAGTGTTGAAGATGGTTCCTATGGATAGTAAACCTCCTAGCAAGATTCCGGCGAGACCAGCGGCTAGGAACGCCGGAGGTGAGGGTGgtagagaagaggaagaagagaggaagTCATTGGTTTAA
- the LOC103861353 gene encoding mitogen-activated protein kinase kinase kinase 21 isoform X1: MAGENNADSSLYQVLVEWCQRMETSQARLREDVDDLLNQEERRIGIEAAPEADDDVEEAEEAWDSPSATWERAVSGFYFADSAYRTLMDSMGHAIHVTSAGSGEITFWSRSAENLYHWYAEEVVGYRTIDVLVTEEYRNCLTSIRSRVCRGETWTGQFPFQKKTGELFMALVTKSPIYEDGELVGVVTVSSDATLFNRMHPLSSEHHQQAFGTRPESNLRKHQWHLPRPQIAEVPQNLPAVPQITSAVSNLASKLLPQRNGDDSFNANQSSRSRDENVPVVPSTTFEKYGSMADKFLGKLQRKITGKEDTESILGSGINKMAGGSGSVSKPSNAVSCTTFRDNGNGKLKKAETRFSDVYGSGARGLSEERHIVPPTRDRFQLIGNLSQKKPPKGPECGLVSGRGTRMSDLNGEIEDAWTARPSADPFPGLEVSLGRQQSPSSQINNGFVTDSSCEIRWEDLQLGEEVGRGSFAAVHRGVWNGSDVAIKVYFEGDHNAMTWTECKKEINIMKKLRHPNVLLFMGAVCSEEKSAIVMEYLPRGSLFKILHSSNQPLDKKRRLRMALDVARGMNYLHRRNPPIVHRDLKSSNLLVDRNWNVKVGDFGLSKWKNATFLSTRSGKGTPQWMAPEVLRSEPSNEKCDVFSFGVILWELMTTLIPWDRLNSIQVVGVVGFMDRRLDLPEGLNPRIASIIQDCWQTDPAKRPSFEEIISRMMGLFRKAGSSAQEEED; the protein is encoded by the exons ATGGCCGGCGAGAACAACGCGGATTCGAGTCTCTACCAGGTGCTGGTGGAGTGGTGCCAGAGGATGGAGACGAGCCAAGCGAGGCTGAGGGAGGATGTTGACGATCTGTTGAACCAGGAGGAGAGGCGAATCGGCATCGAAGCGGCGCCTGAGGCTGATGATGACGTGGAGGAGGCGGAGGAGGCTTGGGATAGTCCGTCGGCGACGTGGGAGAGAGCGGTGTCGGGGTTTTACTTCGCCGATAGCGCGTACCGGACTCTGATGGATTCGATGGGTCACGCGATTCATGTGACGTCCGCTGGCTCCGGAGAGATCACATTCTG GAGTCGTTCAGCTGAGAATCTATACCACTGGTATGCGGAGGAAGTTGTTGGATACAGAACGATTGATGTGCTTGTAACCGAGGAGTATCGTAACTGCCTTACTAGTATACGGAGCAGGGTGTGCCGTGGGGAGACTTGGACTGGTCAGTTTCCGTTTCAGAAGAAAACTGGAGAGCTATTCATGGCGCTGGTGACTAAAAGCCCTATTTATGAAGACGGGGAGCTTGTTGGTGTTGTTACTGTGTCAAGCGACGCGACGCTTTTCAATAGGATGCATCCGTTGAGTAGTGAGCATCATCAGCAAGCGTTTGGTACTAGACCTGAGTCTAACTTGAGGAAGCACCAGTGGCACCTCCCGAGGCCTCAGATAGCTGAAGTGCCACAGAATCTTCCAGCTGTCCCGCAGATTACATCAGCTGTTTCGAATCTG GCGTCGAAGCTTCTACCGCAGAGAAATGGAGATGATTCGTTTAATGCAAATCAGAGTTCTAGGAGTAGAGATGAAAATGTTCCGGTTGTTCCCTCCACAACTTTTGAAAAGTATGGTTCAATG GCGGATAAGTTTTTGGGGAAGCTGCAAAGGAAGATTACTGGCAAAGAAGATACCGAGTCTATCTTAGGAAGTGGAATAAACAAGATGGCCGGTGGCAGTGGATCTGTTTCTAAGCCTTCTAATGCAGTTAGCTGCACGACTTTCAGAGACAATGGCAATGGAAAGCTGAAAAAGGCTGAAACTAGATTCTCGGATGTTTATGGGAGTGGAGCTCGAGGTTTGAGCGAAGAGAGACATATAGTACCGCCTACTAGAGACCGATTCCAGTTAATTGGGAATCTGAGTCAAAAGAAACCACCCAAAGGACCAGAGTGTGGTTTGGTTTCTGGCAGGGGAACTAGAATGTCGGACTTAAACGGTGAGATAGAAGATGCTTGGACGGCTCGGCCTAGTGCTGATCCCTTTCCAGGCCTTGAAGTCAGCCTCGGTAGGCAACAAAGTCCATCGAGCCAAATTAATAATGGATTTGTTACCGATTCCTCGTGTGAGATACGGTGGGAAGATCTTCAACTTGGGGAAGAAGTTGGTCGAG GTTCATTTGCTGCTGTTCATCGAGGAGTTTGGAATGGATCG GATGTTGCTATTAAGGTTTACTTTGAGGGTGATCACAACGCGATGACTTGGACGGAGTGCAAAAAGGAG ATCAACATTATGAAGAAACTAAGACATCCGAATGTTCTGTTATTTATGGGAGCAGTATGTTCGGAGGAAAAATCAGCCATAGTCATGGAGTATCTGCCAAG AGGGAGTCTCTTCAAAATACTTCATAGCTCGAATCAGCCATTGGACAAGAAACGTCGTTTAAGGATGGCGCTTGATGTT GCTAGGGGAATGAATTACTTGCACCGCAGGAATCCACCAATAGTACATAGAGACTTAAAATCTTCCAATCTTCTAGTCGACAGAAACTGGAATGTCAAG GTTGGAGACTTTGGGCTGTCAAAGTGGAAGAATGCAACATTCTTAAGCACTAGATCCGGGAAAGGAACA CCGCAGTGGATGGCCCCTGAAGTTCTCAGAAGTGAACCTTCGAATGAGAA GTGTGATGTGTTTAGCTTTGGGGTCATCTTATGGGAGCTGATGACTACTTTAATACCATGGGACCGTCTAAACTCTATCCAG GTTGTTGGAGTTGTGGGATTCATGGACCGACGGTTGGACTTGCCTGAAGGATTAAATCCTCGGATCGCTTCCATAATACAGGATTGTTGGCAAAC TGATCCAGCAAAGCGACCGTCGTTTGAGGAAATAATTAGTAGGATGATGGGCCTGTTCCGCAAAGCGGGGTCGAGTgcacaagaagaagaggattGA